The DNA window TTCCCTGTTCTCCCAGCTCTCCTATTTGATTACCCGATTCTGAAAATATTAAGGTATTATTTATATAAATATCGTGCTCACTACAAAGCTCCGGCCAAATATAGACATACCATATTCTTTCATCACTTTGAAAGTAACCATGAAAGGCCGGTCCTTTGGAATAGTCTTTGAAGTCGATCTCTTTTGGGTTTCTAATACCTCTGGTAGGCAATATAATAGCCGGACTAAAGTCAACAATCAAATCGTCAATTGGAATATATTTTTGGATTTCATCGCCTATCATATTTAAAAAATGGCCAAACTCATTCAATTTTGAAGTCAGGTAAAAATCATAGGCATCCTGAGATCTGAACACGTGTTCCATTTTGTGTTTAAGCCTTTTTTTGCCCAATAAATGTTCAAAAAATTCATTGATAAGTGCATCAACTTTAATTTCGATAGGATAGGCACCTACTTTATGGCTTCTATTAATTTTGATTTCTATATAATAGTGAAAGGTGTCTTCATTGTGCTCCAGTACTAATGAGATTGTATTAAAAGATCTCGATTTTTGATCTTTAATGCGATGTTCGTATTCTTCAAGGGCAATTTCGAGATCGTCTTCATCGCCTTTATTATCTAAATAATAATCCTGATTGTTATGGGACAGTCGAATAATGTTGTTGATGCCCATTCCCTTAAGAACTAGATTAAATTGCTGCAAAATACTTACCGCTGTAAAATTTTCCTCTTCAATTTTGTCATTAATTTTTCCATTACTAATTGTATGCAAGAACCTCCTGAAGTAAGACTGTGGTTCTACTTTTTTTATTTTGGTTATCTCCGAAGGATCAATTGAAATTTGTCCGGTAAAAAGCATTTTTTGCTATTTTATTCAATAATTACTAACTATTTATGTCCTTAAAATGAGCTAAAAGTTACATTAAATTGAATTGTTGATGTAAATTTGCAATAAATCAAGGCAATATTCAATGCCTTCCATGTGCGATAGGGGATTAAAATTAAGTTATAGTAAAAGTCTTTTTTGCGAAAAGACCACAGAAATTCGCACCCTGCAAAATGATCTTATTGGAACAATTAAGAAAGAAAACAAGGGAATTTATCAGGCTCAGAATGTGCAAAATAGAATTATAGACCTTTGTACCTGGGATGATGCCAAAATGTATATTTTAAACTCTTATTTAAGATTGGGAAAGCCAGAAGTAAGCCAGGACAACTGGCAGCTTGCTTTATTTTAGTTGAAGAAATTCATTGTCCTTTCAATACCAATATCTACAAAGGAAAATACGATGTCAGAGGCTCTTTGAACTAAAAATGGTAATTCTTTTTCTTCTTCTTTATTAAAGGGGCTAAGTACGTATTGCACCTGCTGGCCTTTGGGATAATTATCACCCACACCAATCCTTAATCTGGGGAAATTTCTGTTTTCTAGATACTCTTCAATATTTTTAAGACCATTATGACCGCCGTGACTTCCTCCGGGTTTCATACGGGTTTTGGCAAATGGCAATGCGATATCATCAGTAATTACAAGAAGATTTTCAATTGGAATATTTTTTTCATTGAGCCAGTATCTAATAGCTTTTCCGCTGAGGTTCATATAAGTAGTTGGCTTTATAAAATGCAATTTATGCGACCTGTACTTTAATTCAGCCTGAAATGAATACCTGGAACTCTCAAAATCAAACTTATGCTTTTCTGCAAAGTGATCGAGGGCCATGAATCCAAT is part of the Hyphobacterium sp. CCMP332 genome and encodes:
- a CDS encoding aminoacyl-tRNA hydrolase, encoding MRYLIAGLGNIGTEYANTRHNIGFMALDHFAEKHKFDFESSRYSFQAELKYRSHKLHFIKPTTYMNLSGKAIRYWLNEKNIPIENLLVITDDIALPFAKTRMKPGGSHGGHNGLKNIEEYLENRNFPRLRIGVGDNYPKGQQVQYVLSPFNKEEEKELPFLVQRASDIVFSFVDIGIERTMNFFN